A region of Photobacterium sanguinicancri DNA encodes the following proteins:
- the lysS gene encoding lysine--tRNA ligase, with product MTDQLQDENKLIAERRAKLDMIRKNCKANGHPNDFRRDSLSADLQAKYGELSKEELEEANNVVAIAGRIMAKRGPFLAIQDVSGRIQAYASKDVQKELKENLSGLDIGDIIGVKGALHKSGKGDLYVNMEEYELLTKALRPLPEKFHGLTDQEMRYRQRYVDLIVNDDSRTAFIIRSKLVTAIRNFMVSKQFMEVETPMMHVIPGGATARPFVTHHNALDIDMYLRVAPELYLKRLVVGGFERVFEINRNFRNEGLSPRHNPEFTMMEFYMAYADYKDLMDLTEEMLSSVAKEVLGSSAMPYGDEMVEFGGQYARMTMLDAIKHYNPEHAEIQALTEEGVQDRDLMVKIAKSVHVDVETFWTCGQLLEEIFGETAEPQLIQPTFITGYPADISPLARRSDDNPFFTDRFEFFIGGREVANGFSELNDAEDQDQRFKAQVDAKDAGDDEAMFYDADYITALEHGLPPAAGQGIGIDRLAMLFTNTHTIRDVILFPAMRPQAN from the coding sequence ATGACTGATCAATTACAAGATGAAAATAAGCTGATTGCTGAACGTCGTGCGAAGCTAGACATGATTCGCAAAAACTGCAAAGCAAACGGTCACCCCAATGATTTCCGTCGCGACAGCCTATCGGCTGATCTGCAGGCTAAATACGGTGAGCTAAGCAAAGAAGAGCTAGAAGAAGCAAACAACGTTGTTGCAATCGCAGGCCGTATTATGGCTAAACGTGGTCCATTCTTAGCAATTCAAGATGTATCTGGCCGCATTCAAGCATACGCTTCAAAAGACGTTCAAAAAGAACTGAAAGAGAACCTTTCAGGTCTTGATATCGGTGACATCATCGGTGTTAAAGGTGCGCTTCACAAATCAGGTAAAGGCGATCTTTACGTGAACATGGAAGAGTACGAGCTGCTAACAAAAGCACTTCGTCCACTACCAGAGAAGTTCCATGGTTTAACGGACCAAGAAATGCGTTACCGCCAGCGTTACGTTGACCTTATTGTTAACGATGACTCTCGTACCGCGTTTATTATTCGTTCTAAACTAGTAACGGCTATTCGTAACTTCATGGTCTCTAAGCAGTTCATGGAAGTTGAAACACCAATGATGCACGTGATCCCTGGTGGCGCAACGGCTCGTCCTTTCGTTACTCATCACAATGCACTAGATATCGACATGTACCTACGTGTTGCGCCTGAGCTTTACCTTAAGCGTCTAGTTGTTGGTGGTTTTGAGCGTGTATTCGAAATCAACCGTAACTTCCGTAACGAAGGCCTATCGCCACGTCATAACCCAGAATTCACTATGATGGAATTCTACATGGCGTACGCAGATTACAAAGATCTGATGGATCTAACTGAAGAGATGCTATCTTCTGTTGCTAAAGAAGTTCTTGGTTCGTCTGCAATGCCTTACGGTGACGAAATGGTTGAGTTTGGTGGTCAATACGCACGTATGACGATGCTAGATGCTATCAAGCACTACAACCCTGAACACGCAGAAATCCAAGCGCTAACGGAAGAAGGTGTTCAAGATCGTGACCTTATGGTTAAGATTGCGAAATCTGTTCATGTTGATGTGGAAACTTTCTGGACCTGTGGTCAGCTACTTGAAGAAATCTTCGGTGAAACGGCAGAGCCACAACTGATCCAGCCTACATTTATTACAGGTTACCCAGCGGACATTTCTCCACTGGCACGTCGTAGCGATGACAACCCATTCTTCACTGACCGCTTTGAGTTCTTCATCGGTGGCCGTGAAGTTGCAAATGGTTTCTCTGAGCTTAACGATGCAGAAGACCAAGACCAACGCTTCAAAGCGCAGGTTGATGCGAAAGATGCAGGTGATGACGAAGCAATGTTCTACGATGCAGACTACATCACTGCACTAGAGCACGGCCTACCACCAGCGGCTGGTCAAGGTATCGGTATCGACCGTCTAGCAATGCTATTTACGAATACGCATACTATTCGTGACGTAATTCTGTTCCCAGCGATGCGTCCTCAAGCAAACTAA
- the prfB gene encoding peptide chain release factor 2 (programmed frameshift) yields MFEINPIKNRLEDVSARTDILRGYLDYDAKKEHLEEVNAELEQPDVWNEPERAQALGKERSALEAIVDTIDQLDQGVEDVEGLLELAIEEDDQETFDEIEPELAELEVKLEKLEFRRMFSGDHDESDCYIDLQAGSGGTEAQDWTSMMLRMYLRWADAKGFKTEIIEISDGDVAGLKSVTVRISGEYAYGWLRTETGVHRLVRKSPFDSGGRRHTSFASAFIYPEVDDNIAIDINPSDLRIDVYRASGAGGQHVNTTESAVRITHVPTNTVVQCQNDRSQHKNKDQAMKQLKAKLFELEMHKQNAEKQASEDLKSDIGWGSQIRSYVLDDSRIKDLRTGVENRNTQAVLDGDLDRFIEASLKSGL; encoded by the exons ATGTTCGAGATTAATCCTATTAAAAACCGACTTGAGGATGTATCAGCACGTACTGACATTCTTAGGGGGTACCTT GACTATGATGCTAAAAAAGAGCATCTAGAAGAGGTAAATGCAGAGCTAGAGCAACCAGATGTTTGGAACGAGCCAGAACGAGCTCAAGCGCTAGGTAAAGAGCGCTCTGCGCTAGAAGCAATCGTTGATACTATCGATCAACTAGACCAAGGCGTAGAAGACGTTGAAGGTCTACTTGAATTAGCGATTGAAGAAGACGACCAAGAGACATTTGACGAGATTGAACCTGAGTTGGCAGAGCTTGAAGTTAAGCTAGAAAAACTTGAGTTCCGTCGTATGTTCTCTGGTGATCACGACGAATCTGATTGCTACATCGACCTTCAAGCGGGTTCGGGTGGTACGGAAGCACAAGACTGGACGTCTATGATGCTACGTATGTACCTACGTTGGGCCGATGCAAAAGGCTTTAAGACTGAAATTATTGAAATTTCAGACGGTGATGTCGCGGGTCTGAAGTCAGTAACTGTACGCATCAGTGGTGAGTACGCTTACGGCTGGTTACGTACAGAAACGGGTGTCCACCGTTTAGTGCGTAAGTCACCGTTTGATTCAGGTGGCCGTCGTCATACCTCGTTTGCTTCTGCGTTTATTTACCCAGAAGTGGATGACAACATCGCCATTGATATTAACCCATCTGATCTACGTATCGACGTATACCGTGCATCAGGTGCGGGTGGTCAGCACGTTAACACCACTGAATCAGCGGTACGTATTACACACGTACCAACAAATACTGTGGTGCAGTGTCAGAATGACCGTTCTCAGCACAAGAACAAAGACCAAGCGATGAAACAGTTGAAAGCGAAACTGTTTGAATTGGAAATGCATAAACAAAATGCTGAGAAACAAGCCAGCGAAGACTTAAAGTCTGACATTGGTTGGGGCAGCCAGATCCGTTCATACGTACTGGATGATTCCCGCATTAAAGATTTACGTACAGGGGTAGAAAATCGAAATACCCAAGCTGTACTTGACGGCGATTTAGACCGTTTTATCGAAGCCAGCCTGAAATCAGGTCTCTAA
- the recJ gene encoding single-stranded-DNA-specific exonuclease RecJ produces MIEVKRRPDADISGFSSATPAILQRIYASRGIQSEAELERGAKGLLSYNQLHGIAPAVELLIAALKNNTRIIIVGDFDADGATSSALSVLALRMLGCNNVDYLVPNRFDDGYGLSPEVVEQAHTKGAQLIMTVDNGVSSIAGVAAAKAKGIDVLVTDHHLPGHELPQADAIVNPNLHECDFPSKALCGVGVAFYLMLAVRAELRKTTWFVDQGIAAPNLAELLDLVALGTVADVVALDGNNRILVHQGLQRIRAGKCRPGIQALIEVANRDHSRLVTSDLGFALGPRINAAGRLDDMSFGVELLLCDNIQAARRMASELDGLNQTRKEIEQGMKDEALAICERLKFNKNDMPYGLVLFQRDWHQGVIGILASRIKELYHRPVIAFADAGNGEIKGSCRSVVGLHMRDVLDLIDTKNPGMIAKFGGHAMAAGLTLPEDKLEAFSQAFDEAVRAELDEDALKGVLLTDGELNAGELNLPTAEILRSGGPWGQQFPEPSFDGQFRLLHQKLVGGKHLKMMVEPLSGGAVIDAIAFNVDLRRWPDASVQIIELVYRLDINEFRGNTSVQLMVEHLDAK; encoded by the coding sequence ATGATTGAAGTTAAACGCCGTCCTGATGCTGATATCTCAGGCTTCTCCTCAGCAACGCCCGCCATCTTGCAACGCATTTATGCTAGCCGTGGTATTCAAAGTGAAGCGGAACTGGAACGTGGTGCTAAAGGCTTGCTCAGCTATAACCAATTGCACGGTATTGCGCCTGCTGTTGAGTTATTAATTGCAGCCCTGAAAAACAACACACGTATTATTATTGTGGGCGACTTTGATGCTGATGGCGCAACCAGTTCGGCATTGTCGGTATTAGCGCTACGTATGTTGGGTTGTAACAACGTTGATTATTTAGTGCCTAATCGGTTTGATGACGGTTATGGCTTGAGCCCTGAAGTGGTTGAGCAAGCGCACACTAAAGGTGCTCAATTAATCATGACGGTTGATAATGGCGTGTCATCCATTGCTGGTGTGGCAGCTGCCAAAGCAAAAGGCATCGATGTTCTGGTGACTGATCATCACTTACCTGGGCATGAATTACCGCAAGCCGATGCCATTGTTAACCCTAATCTTCATGAATGTGATTTTCCCTCAAAAGCGTTATGTGGGGTTGGCGTTGCTTTTTATCTGATGCTGGCTGTGCGTGCTGAATTGCGTAAAACAACCTGGTTTGTTGACCAAGGTATAGCAGCCCCCAATTTAGCCGAGCTATTAGATTTAGTGGCGCTTGGGACGGTTGCGGATGTGGTGGCGCTAGATGGTAATAACCGCATCTTGGTACACCAAGGACTACAACGTATTCGTGCTGGTAAATGTCGCCCAGGTATCCAAGCTCTGATTGAGGTAGCCAATCGCGATCATTCTCGACTGGTGACCAGCGATTTAGGCTTTGCCTTAGGCCCACGTATCAATGCCGCAGGACGGTTAGATGATATGTCTTTTGGGGTCGAGTTACTGCTGTGTGACAATATTCAAGCGGCGCGTCGAATGGCCTCAGAATTGGATGGGCTAAATCAAACGCGTAAAGAAATAGAGCAGGGCATGAAAGATGAAGCCTTGGCTATTTGTGAACGCCTTAAATTTAACAAGAACGACATGCCTTACGGTTTAGTGTTGTTTCAGCGTGATTGGCATCAGGGTGTGATTGGTATTTTGGCTTCTCGTATTAAAGAGCTGTATCACCGCCCGGTGATCGCCTTTGCGGATGCGGGGAACGGTGAGATTAAAGGGTCGTGCCGCTCTGTTGTTGGCTTACACATGCGTGATGTATTGGATCTAATTGATACCAAAAATCCGGGGATGATCGCGAAATTTGGTGGCCATGCAATGGCGGCAGGATTAACCCTTCCAGAAGATAAACTTGAGGCTTTCAGCCAAGCCTTTGATGAAGCCGTACGTGCAGAACTAGACGAAGACGCATTAAAAGGCGTGTTGCTTACCGACGGTGAACTGAATGCCGGTGAGCTGAACTTACCTACCGCAGAAATTTTGCGTAGTGGCGGTCCATGGGGGCAGCAATTCCCTGAACCTAGCTTTGATGGTCAGTTTCGTTTACTGCATCAGAAGCTGGTGGGCGGCAAGCATTTAAAAATGATGGTTGAACCGTTAAGTGGCGGGGCCGTGATTGATGCGATTGCGTTCAATGTGGATTTGCGCCGTTGGCCTGATGCATCGGTGCAAATTATCGAGTTAGTTTATCGGTTGGACATCAATGAATTCCGTGGCAACACCAGTGTGCAATTAATGGTGGAACATCTTGATGCGAAGTAA
- the dsbC gene encoding bifunctional protein-disulfide isomerase/oxidoreductase DsbC: MHFFGRTLLATAVALTAFSVSAKPDNAAIESKLSALGLAPTSISPSPVAGMNEAITQRGIVYVSDNGEYFIAGHLYQNTGAQPVNLTEQKMAKINKDKLQGMEDEMIVYPAKDEKYVVTVFTDTSCGYCRKLHSEIPAYNDAGITIRYLAFPRGGERSRNLDEMGAIWGSKDPAQAMNDAKNGTFNTEGVKPRNDIVMKQFELGQAMGVSGTPALILEDGTLLPGYQPAPMLRKMLDSKAKS; the protein is encoded by the coding sequence ATGCACTTTTTTGGTCGTACTCTGCTTGCTACTGCTGTCGCTCTGACTGCGTTTTCAGTTTCGGCAAAACCTGATAATGCCGCTATTGAATCGAAGTTGAGTGCATTAGGTCTTGCACCTACATCGATCTCTCCTTCGCCTGTTGCTGGCATGAATGAAGCTATTACCCAACGTGGCATTGTTTATGTGTCGGATAATGGCGAATACTTCATCGCTGGTCACTTATACCAAAATACAGGCGCACAGCCGGTGAACCTCACCGAGCAGAAAATGGCGAAAATTAACAAAGATAAGCTTCAAGGTATGGAAGATGAAATGATTGTCTATCCAGCCAAAGATGAAAAATACGTTGTTACCGTCTTTACTGATACCAGTTGTGGTTACTGCCGTAAATTACACAGTGAAATTCCGGCATACAATGATGCGGGTATTACTATTCGTTACCTTGCATTCCCCCGTGGTGGCGAGCGTTCACGTAACCTAGACGAGATGGGTGCAATTTGGGGTTCAAAAGATCCCGCGCAGGCGATGAACGATGCAAAAAATGGCACTTTCAATACAGAGGGTGTGAAGCCACGTAACGACATCGTGATGAAGCAGTTTGAATTAGGCCAAGCGATGGGCGTGTCTGGTACTCCCGCTTTGATACTGGAAGATGGCACATTGTTACCGGGTTACCAACCCGCACCTATGCTACGTAAAATGCTAGACAGTAAAGCTAAAAGCTAA
- the xerD gene encoding site-specific tyrosine recombinase XerD: protein MWMERGLSENTLMSYRNDLLKLQHWLTDNGLTVLTVSEDDLHKYQQWLFDADYKQTSRARMASAIRRLFQYLNREKMRVDDPSAMLVSPRLPKRLPKDISEGEVGALLDAPDPNDPLELRDKAMLELLYATGLRVTELVSLTMENVSLRQGVVRVIGKGEKERLVPMGEDAIDWIEQFIESGRPLLLGEKTSDVVFPSRRAKQMTRQTFWHRIKHYAVRAGIDTEKLSPHVMRHAFATHLLNYGADLRVVQMLLGHSDLSTTQIYTHVATERLKQLHQTHHPRA from the coding sequence ATGTGGATGGAAAGAGGGTTATCTGAAAACACCTTAATGTCATACCGCAATGACTTATTGAAATTACAGCACTGGCTGACCGATAACGGACTTACGGTTTTGACAGTGTCAGAAGATGATTTGCATAAATATCAGCAATGGTTATTTGATGCCGATTATAAACAAACTTCTCGTGCAAGAATGGCCTCGGCGATCCGTCGTTTATTCCAATACTTGAACCGTGAAAAAATGCGAGTGGATGATCCCAGTGCGATGCTTGTTAGCCCGCGCTTGCCTAAGCGATTACCGAAAGATATTAGTGAAGGCGAAGTCGGCGCATTATTGGATGCCCCTGATCCTAACGATCCGCTTGAATTGCGTGATAAAGCGATGTTGGAATTGCTTTATGCGACAGGGTTACGGGTAACTGAGTTAGTCAGCTTGACCATGGAAAATGTCAGCTTACGGCAAGGTGTGGTGCGTGTTATTGGTAAGGGTGAAAAAGAACGCCTTGTGCCAATGGGCGAAGATGCCATTGATTGGATCGAGCAATTTATTGAGTCTGGGCGTCCACTATTATTGGGTGAAAAAACCTCAGATGTGGTTTTTCCTAGCCGACGAGCTAAGCAGATGACGCGCCAAACGTTTTGGCATCGGATCAAGCACTACGCTGTGCGGGCAGGGATTGATACCGAAAAGCTGTCACCGCACGTGATGCGTCATGCGTTTGCGACACACTTATTGAATTACGGTGCTGACTTGCGAGTCGTACAGATGTTGCTTGGCCATAGTGACCTATCGACAACTCAGATCTATACTCATGTTGCGACCGAACGCTTGAAACAACTGCATCAAACGCATCACCCACGTGCTTGA
- the fldB gene encoding flavodoxin FldB produces the protein MNIGLFYGSTTCYTEMAAEKIRDCIGPELVTLHNIKETDISEMNQYDMLILGISTWDFGELQEDWEAVWEQLNGLQLTGKTIALFGLGDQEGYTEWFLDAMGMLHDKLLPTGANFVGYWENKGYEFEASKALTEDEQFFVGLALDEDSQFEQSDLRITMWCEQIMTEYAETL, from the coding sequence ATGAACATAGGCCTATTCTACGGCTCGACCACTTGTTACACCGAAATGGCAGCCGAAAAAATTCGAGACTGTATCGGACCTGAGCTGGTCACACTGCATAACATCAAAGAAACTGACATCAGTGAAATGAACCAATACGACATGCTTATTTTAGGGATCTCGACTTGGGACTTTGGTGAACTTCAGGAAGACTGGGAAGCGGTTTGGGAACAGCTCAATGGTTTACAGCTTACAGGGAAAACCATTGCACTCTTTGGCTTAGGTGATCAAGAAGGCTACACAGAGTGGTTTCTAGATGCGATGGGCATGTTACACGATAAGCTATTGCCAACGGGTGCAAATTTCGTGGGTTATTGGGAAAACAAAGGCTATGAGTTTGAAGCATCGAAAGCCCTAACTGAAGATGAGCAATTTTTCGTTGGCCTAGCTCTAGATGAAGACAGTCAATTTGAACAGAGCGACCTGCGAATCACAATGTGGTGCGAACAAATCATGACGGAATACGCTGAAACGCTGTAA
- the brnQ gene encoding branched-chain amino acid transport system II carrier protein, with protein MKKTLKVTDILALGFMTFAFFLGAGNIIFPPQAGQLAGDNLLPAMFGFLSTAVGLPLITIIAVAVAGGGWKGLTRDLPPSVATLMAVLIFIIIGPAFAAPRTGLVAYEMAVKPFIADAGQLSLTLFSVVFFAVALLFAWSRGKLIDMIGKFLTPALFAVLAILAIAVFVNPQGDILPAQGDYVAQAFTTGFLEGYNTMDTFAALMFGMLIVDVIRKKGVTDEKTTCTYLVYAGVIAAAGLAFVYISLFYLGATSAGIAAGAENGGAILGIYVHALFGGTGQVILSTIVLLACLTTAIGLISACSDYFSSLTKLSYEKWAVILAVACGVVANVGLNQLISLSIPVLFALYPVAVALVALTFVRKWLPNPRVAYRAVLLVSLVFSFIDAAKFMGIDVSAFNVLPLFDYGMAWVIPTFAAMVITRFVGAPAQQQDAQTA; from the coding sequence TTGAAAAAGACACTCAAAGTAACAGACATCCTAGCATTGGGTTTTATGACCTTTGCGTTTTTCTTGGGGGCGGGAAATATCATATTTCCGCCACAGGCAGGTCAATTGGCGGGCGATAACTTACTCCCCGCTATGTTTGGTTTTCTTTCTACCGCAGTCGGTCTTCCACTGATTACGATTATTGCTGTTGCCGTTGCCGGTGGTGGCTGGAAAGGATTAACCCGTGATCTACCCCCTTCGGTAGCGACCCTGATGGCAGTGCTGATTTTTATCATTATTGGTCCAGCTTTTGCAGCACCCCGTACAGGCCTTGTCGCGTATGAAATGGCAGTTAAACCGTTTATTGCAGATGCAGGCCAACTGAGTTTGACGCTGTTTTCGGTCGTGTTCTTTGCGGTTGCTTTACTGTTCGCATGGTCACGCGGCAAACTGATTGACATGATTGGTAAGTTTTTAACACCGGCACTATTTGCTGTGTTAGCGATTCTTGCGATCGCTGTTTTTGTGAACCCTCAGGGTGACATTCTTCCTGCTCAAGGTGATTATGTTGCACAAGCGTTTACAACAGGTTTCCTTGAAGGCTATAACACCATGGATACCTTTGCAGCACTGATGTTCGGTATGCTGATTGTTGATGTTATCCGCAAAAAGGGTGTGACAGACGAGAAAACAACCTGCACCTACTTGGTATATGCTGGTGTGATTGCAGCTGCTGGTCTTGCGTTTGTGTATATCTCGCTGTTTTACTTAGGTGCGACCAGTGCAGGTATTGCTGCTGGTGCTGAAAATGGTGGCGCAATCCTTGGTATTTATGTTCACGCATTGTTTGGTGGAACTGGCCAAGTTATTCTTTCAACTATCGTTTTACTTGCGTGTCTAACAACGGCTATCGGCCTTATCAGTGCTTGTTCTGATTACTTCAGTTCACTGACTAAACTGTCTTACGAAAAGTGGGCTGTGATTTTAGCGGTAGCGTGTGGGGTGGTTGCTAACGTTGGTCTTAATCAGCTTATCTCACTGTCGATTCCTGTATTGTTTGCACTATACCCTGTTGCTGTTGCTTTAGTGGCACTAACATTTGTACGTAAATGGTTACCAAACCCACGCGTTGCATACCGTGCGGTGCTATTAGTGTCATTAGTGTTTAGCTTCATTGATGCGGCTAAGTTCATGGGTATTGATGTTTCTGCATTCAACGTATTGCCACTGTTCGATTACGGCATGGCTTGGGTTATCCCTACATTTGCAGCAATGGTGATTACACGTTTTGTCGGTGCGCCAGCACAGCAGCAAGATGCACAAACCGCATAA
- a CDS encoding tRNA1(Val) (adenine(37)-N6)-methyltransferase codes for MANGFTFKQFHVDDLGCGMPVSTDGVLLGAWAPLFAHGTILDIGTGSGLLALMSAQRSVESRNPIIALDIDVSAVKAATHNAQQSPWADRLRIHHADLQHWQHQQAPHSIDTIICNPPYFNFGQQANCDKRATARHTDTLSHHNLIESVKRLLTPNGIASFILPEYEGRLFITAAKTHGLYCQRLCEIRTTERKPINRLLFSLTPNECDTEHQQLNIHQQGQYSDAFIELTQSFYLKM; via the coding sequence ATGGCAAACGGCTTTACTTTCAAACAATTCCACGTTGATGACTTAGGCTGTGGCATGCCAGTTAGCACTGATGGCGTCTTACTTGGTGCATGGGCGCCTTTATTCGCGCATGGCACGATTCTCGATATTGGCACGGGTAGTGGATTATTAGCCTTGATGAGTGCACAGCGCAGTGTCGAAAGCCGCAACCCTATCATCGCACTTGATATCGACGTCAGTGCAGTCAAAGCAGCAACACACAATGCTCAGCAATCGCCATGGGCTGATCGCCTGCGTATTCATCATGCCGATCTGCAGCACTGGCAACACCAACAAGCACCACACAGCATAGATACCATTATTTGTAACCCTCCTTATTTCAATTTTGGCCAGCAAGCCAATTGTGATAAACGAGCAACGGCACGCCATACCGACACGTTAAGCCACCACAATCTAATAGAGAGTGTGAAACGTTTACTGACACCCAATGGCATCGCCAGCTTCATCTTGCCGGAATACGAAGGGCGCTTGTTCATTACCGCCGCGAAAACTCACGGTTTATACTGCCAACGCCTATGTGAAATTCGCACCACAGAGCGTAAACCCATTAACCGTTTATTGTTTTCACTGACACCTAACGAGTGCGACACTGAACATCAACAACTGAATATTCATCAGCAAGGCCAATACTCTGATGCGTTCATCGAATTAACCCAAAGCTTCTACTTAAAAATGTAA
- the srmB gene encoding ATP-dependent RNA helicase SrmB: MRDFSELELDSELLKAIAEIGYSRPTDIQAQAIPHALDGRDVLASAPTGTGKTAAFLLPMIQHLLDFPRKKPGPARVLILTPTRELAIQVAEEARNLAKHTQLNIFTITGGISYDDHAELLGKTQDLVVATPGRLMEYIESERFDCRAIECLILDEADRMLDMGFTKIVDRIHNECRWRNQSMLFSATLEGKGVREFSETILNEPVEVDAEPSRRERKKIHQLYLRCDNMPHKLAILEELLKNQTERSIVFIKTRERLGELRDQLASMDIKCSWIQGEMAQVSRINAIERFRSGEVSVLLATDVAARGIDLPDISHVINFDLPRTSDVYLHRIGRTARAGKKGTAISLVEAHDQGMMERISRYMKEEVPERFLEGLRPQSKKSKTVKKKKVKVDKKLKAAKQKKALKKQKKNTATKKDA, from the coding sequence GTGAGAGACTTTTCCGAATTAGAGTTAGATAGCGAACTATTAAAAGCAATTGCAGAAATAGGTTATTCACGCCCGACAGATATTCAGGCGCAGGCTATCCCTCATGCCTTGGACGGCCGCGATGTGTTGGCTTCAGCTCCTACGGGCACCGGAAAAACCGCCGCGTTTCTTCTTCCGATGATCCAACACTTGTTGGACTTCCCACGCAAGAAACCTGGGCCTGCACGCGTATTGATTTTAACACCGACACGTGAGCTTGCTATCCAAGTAGCTGAAGAAGCACGTAACCTGGCAAAACACACGCAGCTGAACATTTTCACCATTACTGGTGGTATTTCTTACGACGACCATGCAGAGCTTCTGGGTAAAACTCAAGATCTTGTTGTTGCAACACCTGGCCGTCTAATGGAATACATTGAGTCAGAGCGCTTTGACTGCCGTGCTATCGAATGTCTTATTCTTGATGAAGCCGATCGCATGCTAGACATGGGCTTCACCAAAATCGTTGACCGTATTCATAATGAATGTCGCTGGCGTAATCAGAGCATGCTGTTTTCAGCAACGCTTGAAGGTAAAGGCGTACGTGAGTTCTCTGAAACCATTTTGAACGAACCTGTTGAAGTGGATGCAGAACCTTCTCGTCGTGAACGTAAGAAGATCCACCAGCTGTACCTGCGCTGTGACAACATGCCGCACAAGCTGGCGATACTTGAAGAGCTGTTAAAAAACCAAACAGAGCGTAGCATCGTATTCATCAAAACCCGTGAGCGTTTAGGTGAACTACGTGATCAACTTGCATCGATGGATATCAAATGCAGCTGGATCCAAGGCGAGATGGCGCAAGTATCACGTATTAATGCTATCGAACGTTTCCGTAGCGGTGAAGTCTCTGTATTGCTTGCAACCGACGTTGCCGCACGTGGTATCGATTTACCCGACATCAGCCACGTAATTAACTTCGACTTACCTCGCACTTCAGATGTGTACCTACACCGCATCGGCCGTACAGCACGTGCAGGTAAGAAAGGGACTGCGATTTCTCTTGTAGAAGCGCACGACCAAGGCATGATGGAACGTATTAGCCGCTACATGAAAGAAGAAGTGCCTGAGCGCTTCCTTGAAGGTTTACGCCCACAAAGCAAAAAGTCGAAAACCGTTAAGAAGAAAAAAGTAAAAGTTGATAAGAAGCTAAAAGCAGCGAAGCAAAAGAAAGCGCTGAAAAAGCAAAAGAAAAACACTGCGACCAAAAAAGACGCATAA
- the yaaA gene encoding peroxide stress protein YaaA yields the protein MLIVVSPAKTLDYESPLVTQTYTQPTLTDHSAALIKVCRELTPADISTLMKVSDKIAGLNVARFTEWQPEFTLENSRQAILAFKGDVYTGLDVETMTEDDFAWAQNHLRMLSGLYGLLRPLDLMQAYRLEMGTKLANDRGTNLYQFWGNIITETLNSALIEQGDEVLINLASNEYFKAVKPKSLKAKVITPVFKDCKNGTYKVISFYAKKARGMMARYIIDNRVDSVEALKAFDVAGYYFVEVESTATEFVFKREEQTK from the coding sequence ATGTTAATTGTGGTTTCTCCTGCGAAAACGCTCGACTATGAATCGCCTTTAGTGACTCAAACATACACACAGCCGACATTAACGGATCATTCAGCGGCGCTGATTAAGGTCTGTCGTGAACTGACGCCAGCTGACATTTCTACCCTAATGAAAGTGAGCGATAAAATTGCAGGTTTGAATGTCGCCCGCTTTACTGAATGGCAACCTGAATTCACGTTAGAAAATAGCCGCCAAGCGATTTTGGCGTTTAAAGGTGATGTGTATACCGGCCTTGACGTTGAAACGATGACCGAAGATGATTTCGCTTGGGCGCAAAATCACTTACGCATGTTATCGGGTCTTTATGGTTTATTACGCCCACTTGATTTGATGCAAGCTTACCGCCTAGAAATGGGCACTAAGCTAGCGAATGATCGTGGTACTAACTTGTACCAGTTTTGGGGCAATATCATCACTGAGACCTTGAATTCAGCCTTGATTGAGCAAGGTGATGAGGTGTTAATTAACCTTGCATCGAATGAATACTTTAAAGCGGTTAAGCCTAAATCACTGAAAGCGAAAGTGATCACGCCAGTATTTAAAGACTGCAAAAATGGCACCTATAAAGTAATTAGCTTTTATGCAAAAAAAGCACGCGGCATGATGGCGCGTTACATTATCGACAATCGCGTTGATTCGGTAGAGGCATTGAAGGCGTTTGATGTCGCTGGCTACTACTTTGTTGAAGTAGAATCGACCGCAACCGAGTTTGTCTTCAAGCGTGAAGAACAAACTAAATAA